The following coding sequences lie in one Vanacampus margaritifer isolate UIUO_Vmar chromosome 16, RoL_Vmar_1.0, whole genome shotgun sequence genomic window:
- the LOC144036141 gene encoding U2 snRNP-associated SURP motif-containing protein, which yields MADKKGNTVTPVKTLTRKEKEVRKKKEQEKAAVVFEEFLASFEPSQKSGGKTFVRGGIVNPTKEEEAAEANKSRLYRPASKYVPLPEDVTAASSADSRKSAFKRKPEGKKKSNLELFKEELKIIQEEREERYKRKQNDPAGGGGYGLLESPLLGRPIFYDDPTVPTTTNLYISCISPKMNEEILCKEFGKYGPLASVKIMWPRTDEERCRTSNRAFVAFMTRKDAERALAALDGKVIMGFEMKLGWGKPARIPPQPLYTPVGVRAAPPPQSGLPFNAQTRDRFRNDFTKPLALSKVDLDKTLSEAVVKVVIPTERNLLFLIHRMIEFVVREGPMFEAMIMNKEKSNPEYRFLFDNKSQNHVYYRWKLYTILQGESITKWRTTEFRMFRGGSVWRPPILNSYIDRDEENDEGEEAATPEEEVKKGQLRTEHRQRLDVLLQELTPSKGNIGAAMLFCLERADAAEEVVGHVTQSFSSPQTSLQKKIASLYLVSDILYNSSAKVAGASYYRKHFESKLLQIFGVLHEAYKNVQARLQAEQFKQKVTSCFRAWEDWAIYPQPYLIHLQNIFLGLAKIGEELTEVEEETSFKLDGAAMAAALLDGRPLGKGPADDLDGCPMGWDPLDGVPVDDIDGVPLGSAIDDIDGMPLDDSKGGALSRGPLSKWEKTADDETFSPALPESKWSATASSKNNDKEVNVSVNSLDGGNSESDSSDDSGGSPKHDSAHFQSSLRSFQMSESQRKKLRELELKVMKVQDELESGKRQRKSGMTIQQHVEHYRNKLLHKEFEKDDDKPERSTSKSKERSTEDRKDKKSKKSENGDRQRSRDSDRRNRKSNSSSPLKCPRQSKRSRSPSPERKGRRSRSRSPHRSHKKTKKSKH from the exons ATGGCTGACAAAAAGGGAAACACTGTCACTCCAGTCAAAACACTAACAAGGAAGGAAAAAGAAGTGCGGAAGAAAAAG GAGCAAGAGAAGGCAGCTgttgtttttgaagaatttttagCATCATTTGAGCCCAGCCAAAAGAGTGGCGGGAAAACGTTTGTCCGTGGGGGCATTGTGAATCCAACAAAAG aAGAGGAAGCAGCAGAGGCCAACAAAAGTCGGCTTTATCGACCTGCCTCAAAGTATGTTCCCCTGCCTGAAGATGTCACAGCAGCATCATCTGCAGACAGCAGAAAGTCT GCTTTTAAAAGAAAGCCAGAGGGAAAGAAGAAGAGTAACCTAGAGCTCTTCAAAGAGGAACTTAAGAT AATTCAGGAAGAACGCGAGGAAAGATACAAACGAAAGCAAAACGACCCCGCTGGTGGAGGAGGATACGGACTTCTGGAATCACCACTGTTAGGGCGACCAA TATTTTACGACGACCCAACTGTGCCGACCACCACTAATCTATACATCAGCTGTATAAGTCCAAAG ATGAATGAGGAAATACTTTGCAAAGAGTTCGGTAAGTACGGCCCTCTGGCCAGCGTGAAGATAATGTGGCCCCGCACGGACGAGGAGCGCTGCAGAACATCCAATAGAGCCTTTGTGGCTTTCATGACACGGAAAGATGCGGAGCGAGCCTTGGCGGCGCTTGACG GTAAAGTGATAATGGGATTTGAAATGAAGCTGGGATGGGGCAAACCGGCTCGAATTCCACCTCAGCCGCTCTACACTCCGGTCGGGGTGAGGGCTGCGCCGCCACCCCAGTCCGGTCTTCCTTTCAACGCTCAGACAAGGGATCGCTTTCGAAATGACTTCACCAAACCCCTGGCCTTGTCCAAAGTCGACCTCGACAAG ACTCTGTCCGAAGCCGTAGTCAAAGTGGTTATCCCGACCGAAAG AAACTTATTATTCCTCATCCATCGAATGATAGAGTTTGTGGTGCGTGAAGGTCCAATGTTTGAAGCCATGATAATgaacaaagaaaaaagcaaCCCAGAGTACAG ATTCCTTTTTGACAACAAGAGTCAAAATCATGTTTACTATCGTTGGAAGCTATACACCATCCTCCAG GGAGAGTCCATCACCAAATGGAGGACCACGGAGTTCCGTATGTTCCGCGGAGGGTCCGTTTGGAGGCCCCCCATCCTCAACAGCTACATAGACAGAGACGAGGAAAATGATGAAGGGGAGGAGGCCGCTACTCCTGAGGAGGAGGTGAAGAAGGGGCAGCTCAGAACAGA GCACAGGCAGAGGCTGGATGTGCTGCTTCAGGAGCTCACGCCCAGCAAAGGAAATATCGGCGCCGCCATGCTTTTCTGTCTTGAACGAGCGGACGCCGCCGAGGAAGTCGTGGGACACGTTACTCAATCCTTCTCCTCGCCTCAGACTTCCCTTCAGAAGAag ATTGCCAGCTTGTATCTGGTATCAGACATTTTATACAACTCCAGTGCCAAAGTCGCCGGGGCATCATATTATCGCAAACA cttcgAGTCAAAGCTATTGCAGATATTTGGAGTGCTTCATGAAGCGTATAAAAATGTACAAGCCAGGCTGCAAGCTGAACAGTTTAAG CAAAAGGTCACAAGTTGTTTTCGAGCGTGGGAAGACTGGGCCATTTACCCGCAGCCTTATCTTATCCATCTTCAAAACATCTTCCTGGGCTTGGCCAAAATTGGGGAAGAGTTGACAGAAGTGGAAGAA GAAACGTCCTTTAAACTGGACGGCGCAGCGATGGCCGCTGCTCTTCTAGACGGCCGACCTTTGGGCAAAGGGCCGGCGGACGACCTCGACGGCTGCCCCATGGGCTGGGACCCTCTGGACGGCGTTCCCGTCGACGACATAGACGGCGTTCCCTTGGGAAGCGCCATCGACGACATTGACGGGATGCCAC TGGACGACAGCAAGGGGGGGGCTCTCTCCAGGGGGCCTTTGTCCAAATGGGAGAAGACGGCCGATGACGAGACTTTCTCGCCAG CCTTGCCCGAGTCCAAGTGGAGCGCCACCGCGTCAAGCAAGAACAATGACAAAGAAGTGAATGTTAG CGTCAACTCACTGGACGGAGGAAACTCCGAGAGCGACAGCAGCGATGACTCGGGCGGTTCGCCCAAACACGACAGCGCGCATTTTCAGAGCTCGCTCAGAAGTTTTCAAATGTCGGAGAGCCAAAGAAAAAAGCTGAGAGAGCTGGAA TTGAAAGTTATGAAAGTCCAAGATGAGCTGGAAAGCGGCAAGAGGCAGAGGAAGTCCGGCATGACCATCCAACAGCACGTGGAGCACTACAGGAACAAACTGCTGCACAAG GAATTTGAAAAGGATGACGATAAGCCTGAGAGGTCGACGTCCAAATCAAAAGAGAGGTCAACAGAGGACCGGAAGgacaaaaagagcaaaaaaagtgaaaacggAGACCGACAACGGAGTCGAGATTCTGACAGGCGCAACCGAAAATCAAATAGCAGCTCTCCTTTAAA GTGTCCCAGACAGTCCAAACGGTCCCGATCTCCATCTCCAG